In one Lycium barbarum isolate Lr01 chromosome 7, ASM1917538v2, whole genome shotgun sequence genomic region, the following are encoded:
- the LOC132603853 gene encoding E3 ubiquitin-protein ligase At4g11680-like, producing MFLPSSSNSVPLLRSINNDNLRSPHRHSLQEAIRVIQRSTNRPGLMMRQPSEPDPQSNNNWAYSKPVVIIDIIWNFMYIVAAILVLFLSRKEDPEMPLRTWIVGYCLFCVLHVVSVLLEYNRRGYGSEAFGSGSSGSSGYVTLAELTPGRTSNVTKYMDSANTMLSFFWWIIGFYWVCTGGQPMVDESPQLYWLCIVFLAFDVFFVVFLLVMACAIGLGLCCCLPCIIAVLYAVADKKGAEKEDIEQLSKYMFRRNGCSDNCTDEIEGTIAGFMTLCGRDAPTDERSLSTDDAECSICLSTYDDGDELRELPCGHLFHSTCIDKWLYMSATCPLCKRSIVGARSCCEEV from the exons ATGTTTTTACCAAGTTCATCAAATTCAGTACCCTTACTAAGATCCATCAATAATGACAACCTGCGATCACCCCATAGACACAGTCTTCAAGAAGCAATTCGGGTTATCCAAAGATCCACAAACCGACCCGGTTTAATGATGCGTCAACCATCTGAGCCCGACCCGCAAAGTAATAATAATTGGGCTTACTCAAAGCCCGTTGTGATTATTGATATTATATGGAACTTTATGTATATTGTTGCTGCAATCTTGGTTTTATTTTTGAGTAGAAAAGAAGACCCGGAAATGCCTTTACGGACTTGGATTGTTGGGTACTGTTTGTTTTGTGTACTTCATGTTGTTAGTGTTTTGTTGGAGTATAACAGAAGAGGATATGGGTCAGAGGCTTTCGGGTCGGGTTCTAGCGGGTCTAGTGGTTATGTTACTTTGGCTGAATTAACCCCTGGAAGAACAAG TAACGTGACTAAGTATATGGATTCTGCAAATACAATGTTATCATTCTTCTGGTGGATCATTGGATTTTATTGGGTATGTACTGGTGGACAGCCAATGGTAGACGAATCTCCTCAATTATACTG GCTTTGCATTGTTTTCTTGGCTTTTGATGTATTCTTTGTGGTATTTTTACTTGTGATGGCTTGTGCTATTGGTCTCGGACTTTGCTGTTGCCTTCCATGTATTATTGCTGTTCTATATGCTGTAGCTGATAAG AAAGGAGCAGAGAAAGAAGATATTGAACAACTGTCAAAGTACATGTTCCGACGCAATGGTTGTTCTGACAATTGTACTGATGAGATCGAAGGAACAATTGCTGGATTCATGACCCTGTGTGGGAGAGATGCACCAACGGATGAGCGCTCACTTTCTACAGATGATGCT GAATGTTCCATATGCCTGTCTACTTATGATGATGGAGATGAACTTCGAGAACTTCCCTGTGGTCACCTTTTTCACTCTACTTGTATCGACAAATGGCTATATATGAGTGCCACCTGTCCCCTCTGCAAGCGCAGCATTGTTGGGGCTCGCAGTTGCTGTGAAGAAGTTTAG